In Rhodopirellula sp. P2, the DNA window ATCGCCATGCATCGGCAAGTCGCGGAGCGACGACAGTTGCCCCTGCATCACGACACCTGTCACCGCTCCGCGGCTTTGGGGCGGAGGAGCTACGACTGAGAACTCGGGTTGAAACCCGAGCCTGACAAATGTCACCGCGCCGCGGTTGAAACAGGTGGAAGCTTTCCCTTCAACAGTCGCGGAGCGACGGCATGGGAGAGCCTTGGGTTTCAACCCAAGGTGCCCAAGATTGCCATGCATCGGCAAGTCGCGGAGCGACGACAGTTGCGGAGCGACGACAGTTGCCCCTGCATCACGACACCTGTCACCGCTCCGCGGCTTTGGGGGGCGGAACTACGGCCGAGAACTCGGGTTGAAACCCGAGCCTGACAAATGTCACCGCTCCGCGGTTGAATCGGGTGGAAACGTTCCCGGCAACAGTCGCGGAGCGACGGCATGGGACAGCCTTGGGTTTCAACCCAAGGTGCCCAAGATCGCCATGCATCGGCAAGTCGCGGAGCGACGACAGTTGCCCCTGCATCACGACACCTGGCACCGCTCCGCGGTTGGGACGGGCATGCTGCCCAGGCAGCAAAAATTTGTGTCGTGCTGGCGCGGTGGATAAGATGCTTGGCCCCACCCTTTCATTCTCGCCCCTCCCCATCGAGACCCCCAGCATGATGTCCTTGCCGCCTGCCTTTGCACGCACCGCCGTGCTCGCCGTTGTTGCCTCCACGATTGCCTCTTTCGGAATCGATTCGGCAGCGGTCGCTCAAACACCATCGACCATCGGCCGAGTGGAGCGACTCGACGACTCCCTGGATGACTTCCTTGCGGCGGATGCCAAGATCGAAGTCTTGGCGGCCGGATTCACTTGGACCGAAGGCCCGGTGTGGGTTCCCGCTCAAGAGGACGGCCAAGAAGACGCGTTGCTGTTCAGCGACATCCCACGCAACACGATCTATCGCTGGAGCGAAAGCCAAGGCGTGGAGTTGTTCTTGCAACCCAGCGGCTACACCGGCAACACGTACTACGGTTTGGAACCTGGCAGCAACGGATTGGTGCTGGACGCGAAAGGCCGCTTGGTCATGTGCGAGCATGGCGACCGACGCGTGTCCGTGCTGACGACCGACGGCGGCAAGCAAACGATTGTTGACAACTACCAAGGCAAACGACTGAACAGCCCCAATGATCTTGTGTTTGATCAAACCGGCAACTTGTACTTCACCGACCCGCCGTATGGATTGCCTGAGCGTGCCGAAGACAAACGACGCGAACTGGATTTCTGTGGCGTGTACCGCGTCTCCACATCGGGTGAGGTGACGTTGCTGACGGATTCCATCGCGCGGCCCAACGGCATCGGTTTGTCACCCGACGAGAAGACGTTGTACGTCGCTCAAAGCGATCCCCAAGACCCCACTTGGATGGCCTACCCGCTGAAGTCCGACGGCACACTTGGCCAGCGACGAGTGCTCGGCAACGCCAGCGATGCGATGCAAGAATTCCCCGGCCTTCCCGACGGCATGGCCGTTCATAGCAAAGGGACCTTGTTCGCCAGCGGCCCCGGCGGAATCTATGTGATGAACCCAGATGGCAAGTTGCTCGGCCGGATCCTCACCGGTGGGCGGACCAGCAACTGCACCTTCGACAGCGACGAAAAGTGGCTGTACATGACCGCTGACGACAAACTCTGCCGAATTCAGATTGGGCACTGAACAGGCACAAGGCACCCGCCACCTTCCAAGCCCTTCCGCCCCGAGCCAAGACGGCCTGCTGATTGAATCCTAACCCGAAGCGTGAGTTTTGAAGTTGCGCTTTTGCGTTGAATGGCCAACGGCCTTTTTCAGCATAGCCAGCGGGCAACGCCCCTGGATCAGGAAAACACGCTCCCATTTTCGCCAACGGCCAAGTTCAATCCCAAACGTGTGGGTTGATGATGGCCGTTGGCCAACAAAACCGACTGCAAAAGCGCAACTTCAAAAAGCGTGAGCGAGGGATCGCGTGCCATTGCAACGAGCCTGTACGCCCCTCGCTCACGCGCCGGGTTGTGAACTCGGGTTGAAGGACGCCTCCCTCTCCGTGGGGAACAATGCGAAGCGACAGCGGGTGGCTCCGCGTCCGATTGTGACGCCCCCCGCAGAATTCTCCTTCCCCACAATCCGTCTTGGATTGGTGGCAGCGGCCCAGATTGGACTAAAATGGAGTTTGGTTGTCGGAGGATGCTCAGCCCCCAACGGGTACATTTCCCGCCGGTGGTCGTTCTATTCTTGTCTCGCGTCGCTTCCAGCCCGCCTGCTCATTCTTTTCTGATGATGAGTGACGAAAGGCTTTTGCTTCGCACTTCTCGTCTAACTTCGCCGAGCGTTTTTCATGAAATCGATCGTTCTGTCCCTTTCCGGGCTGTTGATCGCGGGATCTCTCGCTTGTTCTTCCATGGCTTCCACCGCCGTGGCGGCCGGACCTGCCGTTCCACCTCAAGTGGTGATGATCAACGAAGCGATCGAGCAAGTCTGGCGAGACTTTTCGATTCGTCCTGCCGCGGAAGTCGACGATGCGACGTGGTGCCGACGCGTGTACTTGGACGTGATCGGACGGATCCCTTCGTTCGAAGAATTGTCGGAATTCGTGGGTGACCGCGACTCGGGCAAACGAGCCGCGCTCGTCGATCGACTGCTCAACGACGACCGTTACACCGAAGAGTATGCCAACCATTGGTCGACCGTTTGGACCAACCAACTGATCGGCCGCAGCGGCGGCACCGATCGCCGTGACTTGACCAACCGCACCGGTATGCAGAAATACCTCCGCGATAGCTTCGCAGGCAACAAGACCTACGACCAACTGGTGTTTGAACTGGTCACCGCCGAGGGATCCACCACCCCGGGTGAACCGAACTTCAATGGCGCGGTCAACTTCTTGGTCGACAAAGTCAATCAAGAAAAAGGCACGCTCGCGACCAGCAGCGTTTCGCGGATTTTCTTGGGACAACAGGTCCAGTGCACTCAGTGTCACAATCACCCGTTCAACCAATGGAAACAACAGAAGTTTTGGGAGTTCAACGCCTTCTTCCGTCAGACCCGCTCGCTGCGTCGGTTTGTAGAAGGAACACGGGACATCAAGTCAGCCGAATTGGTCAGCCAAGACTTCGCTGGCGAAGCCAACGACCCCGAAGACGCACTGGTGTTTTATGAGCTGCGAAATGGCCTGCAAAAGGTTGCTTACCCTGTCTTCACCGATGGGACCGAGATCGAAAAAAGTGGCTTTGTCGAAGACGTCAATCGCCGCGAAGAACTCGGACGCCTGATGCTGCAGAGCGAGTACCTGGACAAGATGATCGTCAACCGAATGTGGTCGATGTTCCTTGGCTACGGCTTCACTCGCCCCATCGATGACCTGGGGCCACACAACCCCTCATCGCACCCCGAGTTGCTCGACAACCTCGGCAAAGAATTCCGCAGCAGCAGTTACGACCTGAAAAAACTGATCACCTGGATCACGCTCAGCCGTCCGTACCAATTGGCATCGACGATGAGTTCCAGCAACGAGATCGACGACCCCACGATCGGTGAATCCCCCAAGTTTTCCCGGTTCTACTTGCGTCAAATGAGTGCCGAACAGCTGTACGCGTCGATGGTCACCGCCAGCAATGCCCAGTCCAAAGGCAGCTACGAACAACAAGAAGCAGAACGTCGTCGTTGGTTGTCGCAATTCGTCGTCGCCTTTGGGAACGACGAAGGAACCGAAACGACCACCTTCAACGGTTCGATTCCACAAGCCTTGATGTTGTTCAATGGTGACTTGACCAAGAACGCGATCAGCCTGGAAGCCGGTTCGTTCCTGGACCAACTCAGCCAATCGGGACGCTCGCCCAAAGACCGTGTGACGCGATTGTTCCTCAGTGGTTTGGCACGGCGTCCAACCAAAAACGAAGTGACGATTGCCAGCAAGTTGTTGGTCGCTCGCAAAGGCGATGAGCCTGAAATGTTGCAAGACATGTGGTGGGCGATTCTCAACAGCAACGAATTCATCATGCAGCACTGAGCTGCCTGATTCCACCTCAAGCCTGATTCCACCTCAAGCCTGATTCCACCTCCAGACGGATCGCCGGCAGCGAGCCATCACTGCCAGCGTCCCCATCCGACGGCGGCTCTCACACCGCCTCGAACCGATCACCTTTTCTTTCCCGGAGTTCACCATGGATCTTTCCACCCCCAACGGCATGACGCGTCGTCACTTCATGAGCCACTTGGCTGGGTCATCCGCAGCGGCCGCTGCCGCGTGGACTTTGGGCGGCAACATCGCTGCGCAAGCCGACGAAATGCGACGCAATCGCAAGTCCGCGATTTTGCTTTGGATGGGTGGCGGCCCGCCCACCATCGACATGTGGGACCTGAAACCAGGTGCTCCCACCGGCGGTCCCTTCCGCCCGATCTCGACCACCGGCAACGCTCAAATCTGTGAGCACATGCCGATGATCGCCCAACAGATGAAACACCTGTCCGTCGTTCGCAGCATGTCGACACGAGAGGCCGACCACAGCCGCGGCAGTTACTACATGCACACGGGCTACGTTCCCAACCCCAACATCGAACACCCCAGCTACGGTAGCGTGATCGCTCATGAATTGATCGACCAACGTCCTGAACTGGAAATCCCTCCATTCGTATCAGTCGGTGGTGCCGGTGCTGGCCCTGGTTTCCTGGGGATGGCTTGGTCGCCGTTTTCCGTGACCAGCAACGGTCGTGTCCGCAACCTCAAGATGAACCTGGATGACGATCGACTGCTGCAACGCATGGCAGCCCTCAACCTGATCGAAAATGGGTTCGCCAAACGCACGCGTGACACGCCCGCCGCCGAACACGCCAAAGTGCTGGGCAAAACGTTGGATCTGATGACCAGCGAACAAATGGAAGCGTTCCGCGTTGAGAAAGAACCCGATGAGGTCAAAGAACGCTACGGCACGGACAACTTCGGCCAAGGCTGCTTGCTGGCCCGACGTTTGGTCGAAGCCGGTGTGCCATTCATCGAAGTCGACCTGGGCGGCTGGGACACGCACAACGACAACTTCACGACCCTGAAAGACAACAAATTGCCAACTTTGGACCGAGCCATGAGTGCTTTGGTGGAAGATTTGGCCCAGCGTGAATTGCTCCAGGACACGGTCGTGATGTGGATGGGCGAGTTCGGCCGAACACCTCGAATCAACGCCAATGCCGGCCGTGACCACTTCGCTCGGGCGTGGTCCTGCGTCGTGGGCGGGGCGGGAATCAAGGGCGGGCTGGCCGTCGGCGAGACCAATTCCGACGGAACCACGGTTGAGACGGAACCCTATAGCAGCGAAGATCTGATGACGACGGTCTGCAAAGGCCTGGGAATTTCAACCGAAACCACCTTCACCAGCAACAACGGACGACCGATGAAAATTGCTGGTGGCGGAAAGCTCATTCGTGAATTGGTGGCCTGAGACCCAGGCCAATGGATGCGTGAGTGAACTTTCACCAGCTGAATTGGTTGTCCGCCACCAAGATGGAATTTGGCGGTATTTGCGACTGCTCGGATGTGACTCCGCCACGGCGGACGATTTGACGCAGGAGACGTTTCTGCGTGTACTTCGACGAGACAACTTCGTTCAACATTCAGACGAAGCCACTTCAGAATACCTGCGCCGTACGGCGTACAACCTCCTCGTTTCATACCACCGAAAGTTCGGACGGATCCGACTTTCTGATTCACCTGAGTTGCTGGACGAAAGCTGGCAACGATGGGCGGGCAAGGATTTGACGGGCAATGAAACCGTCGAGGCCCTCCGAGAATGCATGGAGGGACTGACCGAACGTGCTCGCGACGCCTTGGCAATGCGTTTCGTTCACAACACACCGCGCGTGCAAATTGGTGAAAACCTGGGCATTTCCGACCACGGAGCCCGAAACCTGATGCAGCGAGCGAAAGCACAACTTCGAGAGTGCGTGGAAGAAAAACTCCGCGCCGTGACTCAACCATCATGAATACAAACCCTTCCCACGCGGAACCGCACGAGGATCCCCCTCGGAACAATGGCCCTGACTCTCAGGGACCGGAGTCGCTGCGCGAAGACGCCATGCTGGACCTGCTGATCCAGGAAGCGCTCGGTGGTCCCACACCGTCCGATCAAACCGGACTCATCCTGCGACGATTGGCGGACGAACACGCCGGGTCAGATTCCAAACTCGCAGGTTCCAAGAACCAATCCTCCCGTGACGCTTCTCGGGTTGCCAAGCACTCATCCAAACTTTCGCTGGCCACGATCCTGATCGGCACCGCCGCCGGATTGCTGCTGTGCGTGGGTGTCGCAGTGGGTGTGAAGTACCGATCCGATGTGGCTCTGCAGGCAATCGCCGACGCGGCCGCCGACCGCGCCGCGCCATCCGTGCCCAACCCGGCTCCCGTGGTGGACAGCGAAGACGCGTCCCCACAACCCAAGTCCGCTCCGCGAAAACGCGCTCAACCGATCGAGTTGGCAGGTGACCCATCGACCACCGTCGCTGGCGATCCAGGCTCGCTCTCGACCGACTCACCGGAGTTACCAGGTCAGCAAGACGTTCAGCCTGCTTCACCATCCGCCGCGGTCCCGTCGATCACCTTGGTTTCGCAGAACATCGACGCGAGTTGGCAGTCGCACTGGAAACGCCTGGGCGTCCGCCCCACGCCTTCGCGTGAAAAGGAATCCATTCAACAGGAACTCGCTGACCGCTTGGGTCTGGTGATTCCCGTCGAGGCGATCGGCGACGCCCAAGCCATTCGAACGGCGATCGCCAGCCCCTCGAACCGCCAAGCGATCTCGAATCGGTTGCTGACCGCTTTCTTGGGGAAGAAATCCAAGCACCAAGATGCCTCGGAGAGTCTCAGCGAAGTGCTGAACAGCGGGGCGGGTGCCGATCGCCTGATCGCCGCTTGGATGCTCCCTTCGAAGGCCGGTTCGAAACCCAACGCCGACGTAAAACCGGACACGCAAAAGTCGGCCGCAACGCCTTGGATTCGGATGTTGCAACCAGCCGACTTGCACGAAGTCACGGTCAAGACCGCGGCCCTGACCCGTCACCAGGACCTGCGTTGTCAACGCTGTCATGATGTTCCCAACTCCGGTGATGAGATTCCCACTCAAGCCGATTACTGGACCGTCGCGGCCGAACTGGCTCCGCTGCTGAATCCGTCGCGTGCCGACAAGGACATCTTCTACGACACGCCGGACGGACGTCGGCAGTTGGCCAAGCGTCCTTCGCAGGCAGAAACACAGGCCAGGTCCAACAACCTGATTGGCTCACGGGATTTAGCGGAAGGCATCGTCTCGACCTTGTTCGCGATGGTTCACGATTCGCCGTCAACGACCAGCCCGTTTGATCTGTCGGCTGCCTCCGTCCCGCCCGAGACGCTGCGGCCGCTGGTGGACGACTTGATCGCCAGTGATTTCGATGTGCTTCGCAGCCTGTCGATTTTGTTGTCCGACACCGTGATGACTCGCTCGGTTCCCGATGCGATGTCGCCACAAGGAATCTTGATCGCCGACGACCAGCAGTGGTCCAGTGCCGTGTCCGCCGTCCACGCGATGGCGGCTCGATCGCCGTTTCGGCGTCCTGGCTCCGCTCAGCGTCGATTGCAAGTCGCTTTGCAGGATGCCAAACCAAACTGGCCGGGCGACAGCGGTCGCGACACGTTGCTGGCTCAGCCCCTGGGCAGCGAATTGTCCGCCGATGGCACGCCGTCGAACTCGGAGAAACGCCGTCCTGAAAAGAACGGGGATCGCAAAGCCGCGGTCGCCTCGACCGGGTATCCCATGCGATCGTCGATGATCGTCCCTGCGTGGATTTCGCAGTTGCCGGATTTTGACAGCCGCTTGGATCACGTCGCGCATTTAGCCGGTCAGCTGAAACTCAACACTCCCGAACGCGAATTGGCACACCAAGCCCTGGCATCGGGCGACGACGAGGCGTTGATCTTCGAACGGTTATGGTGGATCATCCGGCCCAACAGTTGATTGTTTGTGGCCCTTGAACGGATCCGAAGTTTGTATGACCTCTCCAGCCTTCGGACAAGTTCACGTTTCAGATTGCGTCGAGGGCATGGCAAAACTGCCAGCCGGCTGCATCGATTTGGTTTTTGCCGACCCACCGTTCAACATCGGATACACCTACGACGTCTACGACGACTCGCTGGAATCCGATGAATACATCCAGTGGTCGGAGAGCTGGATTCGCGGCGTGCATCGCGTCCTCGCGGATGACGGAGCCTTCTGGTTGGCAATCGGAGACGAATACGCGGCCGAACTGAAGGTGCTGTCGCAGCAGATCGGCTTCCAGTGTCGCAGCTGGGTCATCTGGTACTACACCTTTGGTGTGCACTGCAAATACAAATTCACGCGGTCGCACGCCCATTTGTTTCATTTCGTCAAAGACGAGAAACACTTCAAATTCAACGCCGACGATCCCTCCGTTCGCGTGCCTTCGGCCCGGCAATTGGTCTACAACGACCGCCGTGCCAACAGCAAAGGCCGGATGCCCGATGACACTTGGATCCTGCGCCCCCAGGACCTGCCGTACGGCTTCACGGCCGATGAGGACATCTGGTACTTCCCCCGAGTCGCGGGCACGTTCAAGGAGCGTGCTGGGTTCCATGGCTGCCAAATGCCCGAACAGTTGCTCGGCCGCATCATCCGGGCCTGCAGTGACCCCGGTGACAAAGTGCTGGATCCCTTCAGCGGCAGTGCCACCACGGTCGCCGTTGCCAAAAAGCTCGGCCGTGAGTTCGTTAGTTTTGAGATGAGCGAAGAATATGTTTCGCTCGGAAACGAACGTCTCGAACAGATTCGTGTTGGCGACCCGCTCACTGGTGCCGCAGACCCGCTTCGCAGCGCCCCCGCCACCAACGGCAAGAAGAACGAATCCAAGGCGGAAAAGCTAGCTCGCGAGGAGGAGGAACGACAACGCTGGGCAACCCAGCAGGTCGGGCCTCAGTTGGAATTCCAATTTGAAACCATGCGTGCCATGACCGATGGCGAACTGATCAACGCCTTCCGAGACATCCATGACGGCCACTCCGTCGATCGGGTGCTGCTCGACCCGGTGCTGAGCGATCGTCTGGAAATCGCTTGCCGCCGCGTCTCCGAACGCGAGCCCTCTGCGTCCCGACGCCAGCGTCTGATCGAACTTCGCGCGTCCGGTGCGCTGACCGCGGAAGGCATTCACACGGAACGCCCCACAACGATCCCAACCAGCACTCTCGAACGATTCAGCTACGCCGCTGAACTGGCGTGGGCCAACCTCGCACAGCGTTA includes these proteins:
- a CDS encoding DUF1549 domain-containing protein gives rise to the protein MASTAVAAGPAVPPQVVMINEAIEQVWRDFSIRPAAEVDDATWCRRVYLDVIGRIPSFEELSEFVGDRDSGKRAALVDRLLNDDRYTEEYANHWSTVWTNQLIGRSGGTDRRDLTNRTGMQKYLRDSFAGNKTYDQLVFELVTAEGSTTPGEPNFNGAVNFLVDKVNQEKGTLATSSVSRIFLGQQVQCTQCHNHPFNQWKQQKFWEFNAFFRQTRSLRRFVEGTRDIKSAELVSQDFAGEANDPEDALVFYELRNGLQKVAYPVFTDGTEIEKSGFVEDVNRREELGRLMLQSEYLDKMIVNRMWSMFLGYGFTRPIDDLGPHNPSSHPELLDNLGKEFRSSSYDLKKLITWITLSRPYQLASTMSSSNEIDDPTIGESPKFSRFYLRQMSAEQLYASMVTASNAQSKGSYEQQEAERRRWLSQFVVAFGNDEGTETTTFNGSIPQALMLFNGDLTKNAISLEAGSFLDQLSQSGRSPKDRVTRLFLSGLARRPTKNEVTIASKLLVARKGDEPEMLQDMWWAILNSNEFIMQH
- a CDS encoding sigma-70 family RNA polymerase sigma factor; this translates as MSELSPAELVVRHQDGIWRYLRLLGCDSATADDLTQETFLRVLRRDNFVQHSDEATSEYLRRTAYNLLVSYHRKFGRIRLSDSPELLDESWQRWAGKDLTGNETVEALRECMEGLTERARDALAMRFVHNTPRVQIGENLGISDHGARNLMQRAKAQLRECVEEKLRAVTQPS
- a CDS encoding DUF1501 domain-containing protein, which codes for MDLSTPNGMTRRHFMSHLAGSSAAAAAAWTLGGNIAAQADEMRRNRKSAILLWMGGGPPTIDMWDLKPGAPTGGPFRPISTTGNAQICEHMPMIAQQMKHLSVVRSMSTREADHSRGSYYMHTGYVPNPNIEHPSYGSVIAHELIDQRPELEIPPFVSVGGAGAGPGFLGMAWSPFSVTSNGRVRNLKMNLDDDRLLQRMAALNLIENGFAKRTRDTPAAEHAKVLGKTLDLMTSEQMEAFRVEKEPDEVKERYGTDNFGQGCLLARRLVEAGVPFIEVDLGGWDTHNDNFTTLKDNKLPTLDRAMSALVEDLAQRELLQDTVVMWMGEFGRTPRINANAGRDHFARAWSCVVGGAGIKGGLAVGETNSDGTTVETEPYSSEDLMTTVCKGLGISTETTFTSNNGRPMKIAGGGKLIRELVA
- a CDS encoding DNA methyltransferase, translating into MTSPAFGQVHVSDCVEGMAKLPAGCIDLVFADPPFNIGYTYDVYDDSLESDEYIQWSESWIRGVHRVLADDGAFWLAIGDEYAAELKVLSQQIGFQCRSWVIWYYTFGVHCKYKFTRSHAHLFHFVKDEKHFKFNADDPSVRVPSARQLVYNDRRANSKGRMPDDTWILRPQDLPYGFTADEDIWYFPRVAGTFKERAGFHGCQMPEQLLGRIIRACSDPGDKVLDPFSGSATTVAVAKKLGREFVSFEMSEEYVSLGNERLEQIRVGDPLTGAADPLRSAPATNGKKNESKAEKLAREEEERQRWATQQVGPQLEFQFETMRAMTDGELINAFRDIHDGHSVDRVLLDPVLSDRLEIACRRVSEREPSASRRQRLIELRASGALTAEGIHTERPTTIPTSTLERFSYAAELAWANLAQRYPEHSLDDLFTDPKLLEEFDREALLHAFDSDRLTLRWCATQLRSWATTAREHQPGEDALEQSPPKFSTAKNWTANSGPSSKSGSAKGGLYQVLAQDGSVLFVGETSDFSVRFGDHLASESAERFWRTEAGGQPKARTALLPDATGPERRLVLCQWLQENPATTRNLVALWKDLIEI
- a CDS encoding SMP-30/gluconolactonase/LRE family protein; the protein is MMSLPPAFARTAVLAVVASTIASFGIDSAAVAQTPSTIGRVERLDDSLDDFLAADAKIEVLAAGFTWTEGPVWVPAQEDGQEDALLFSDIPRNTIYRWSESQGVELFLQPSGYTGNTYYGLEPGSNGLVLDAKGRLVMCEHGDRRVSVLTTDGGKQTIVDNYQGKRLNSPNDLVFDQTGNLYFTDPPYGLPERAEDKRRELDFCGVYRVSTSGEVTLLTDSIARPNGIGLSPDEKTLYVAQSDPQDPTWMAYPLKSDGTLGQRRVLGNASDAMQEFPGLPDGMAVHSKGTLFASGPGGIYVMNPDGKLLGRILTGGRTSNCTFDSDEKWLYMTADDKLCRIQIGH